Part of the Paenibacillus sp. FSL R7-0273 genome is shown below.
GTATGGGTTTGACGGTATCTTCTCTGCTTACAATGCTTATCCGGGGTACTGGCTGGAGAAGGAAGGTAAGGTGGTCTATGGTTCGGTCCAGCCGGAGACGAAAGAAGCGTTGGAGAAATTGAGAGAGATGTACCTGGCCGGAGTGATTGACCCGGAAACTGGAGTGCGTGAGGATCCGGGTGACCCCATTGCCAAAGGGAAGACCGGAATGTTCTTTGCACCATGGTGGGCGCCTTACACTGCTATCGGCGATGCTGTCAAGAATGATCCATCTGCCAATTGGCAGGCCTATGCGCTTCCGCTGGACAGCAGCGGGCAATTCCGGCCGCACATGAGCACCTCAACCAATCAGTTCCTGGTCGTCCGTAAGGGTTACGAGTATCCTGAGGCAGCAATGCTAATCCTCAACAATCTCGTTCTTGGAGAGAGCGAGGGGGCGTTTACGACAGAACGGGGACCCACCGAATATCCGCTGCGGATGACCTATGCTCCGGCTGATGAGACGGAGTTTGAGGTTAAAGCACTGCGGCAGGTGCTGGCGGGGACGAAGCGGGCGGAGGATTTCCTCAACCAGCCTGAATACAAAATGCTGCAAGCCGACCTCAAGAGCATCAGTCCGGTCAAACTGGGGCCTTATGACAAATACGATATCCAGTACTGGAACCCTGAAGCAGACCGGGCCATGTGGGTAAGGGCTTACGCCTTACTCGTCGGTGGAGGCCCACTAGTCGATAACGCGATCAACGGGGTCTACAGCGCCACATATACACAGACCCAAACGATGGAAACGAAGTGGCTCAAGCTTCAGCGGATGGAGGAGGAAGCCTTCCTGAAAATTATTCTGGGCGGTGCCCCGCCGGATGCCTTTGATCAATTCGTCCAGGAGTGGAGCAGGCTCGGCGGGGAACAGATTACCCGTGAAGTGCAGCAGCTGGTTCAATAAAAGACTGACGGCCGGCGCCGGTACAGCTGGTGCCGGATCTTGAATCTGAGCTACGTCCCCTCCAGAGGTCAGAGGATAACTTCATGCGCGCATTATATGTAAATATATCCCTTATAGTATAAATTAAGTATGGAGGCTCAAGCGATGGACATTCAACCTGCAAGTCAAAGTCCGGTTACCCCCAAGCTGCCAAAGAGGGCTCACAGCAAGGATAAGCTCCAGCTGTTCCTGATGGCGCTGCCATTTCTGGTGCTTGCGTTCCTGTTCTCCTATCTCCCGCTGTACGGCTGGATTTATGCCTTCTACGACTACCGGCCGGGTATTCCGCTTGCCGTTTCCGAGTTCATGGGCTGGGACTGGTTCACGTCCATGTTCTCAAATGAAGTACAGCGGCAGGAGATTATCCGGGTGCTGCGCAATACTTTTGCCATCAGCGGTTTGAATATTGCTACATCAGTATTGCCGGTGATCTTCGCGATCTTTCTGGTCGAACTGCGGAGCACGCGGTTCAAGAAGGTAGTACAGACTCTGACCACTCTGCCTAACTTTATCAGCTGGGTCTTGGTCTATTCCTTCGCCTTCATGCTGTTCTCGGTCGACAACGGGTTTCTGAACAATTTCCTGCTCGACATGGGCTGGATATCCCGCCCGCTCAACATTCTTGCTTCCGACGACCATACCTGGATGGCAATGACGCTATGGAGTGTATGGAAGGGCTTAGGGTGGGGCGCAATCATGTATATTGCGGCGATTACAGGCATTGACCAGGAAATTTATGAGGCGGCAAGAGTCGACGGCGCGGGCCGTTTCCGGTTAATGTGGCATGTGACTGTTCCCGGCCTGATGCCGACCTTCTTCGTTCTGCTGCTGCTCTCAATCGGTAACTTTATCAATAACGGAATGGAGCAATTCTACGTCTTCCAGAATGCAATGAACACGAATCATATCGAGGTTCTAGACCTGTATGTCTACAACATCGGGATGACCAATTCCAACTTCGGCTTTGCAACCGCTGTCAGTATGCTGAAATCCCTGGTCAGCCTGTTCCTGCTGTTTATTGCCAACACCCTGTCCAAAGTCATCCGCGGCGACAGCATCTTTTAACCAGCAGACCTGAAAAAGGAGAGTTGAGACCCTATGTCCGTCAAAGAGAAATTCTCATGGTTCCACTTCTTTAACTATGCCGTCTTTGCCCTCATCACGCTCATATGCGTATTTCCTTTCTATTATCTGTTCATCAATACGATTAGCAACAACGACCTCAGCAGCAGGGGACTGGTCATGTTCTATCCGAAGGGGCTGCATCTGACCAACTATATCGATGTGTTCAAAATACCCGGTCTGGGGCAGGCGGCGCTGGTGTCGCTCGGCCGGACGCTGCTCGGTACGCTGCTGACCGTTGCCGCTTCCGCTTTTCTCGGCTATCTGTTCACCAAGCAGATGTGGGGCCGCAGGTTCTGGTACCGGTTCCTCGTCATTACGATGTACTTCAACGCCGGGCTGATTCCTTGGTATCTGACTATGCTGCACCTGGGCCTGACCAACAACTTCCTGGCTTACATTCTTCCGGCTATAGTACAGCCATTCTTCATCATTCTGGTCAAAACCTTTGTTGAGTCCACACCGGTTGCCCTGCAAGAATCCGCTCAGATTGACGGAGCTGGTCATTTTAAGATATTCACAAGCATTATCTTTCCGCTCATCACACCGATACTGGCCACCATCGCGATCTTCTCATCAGTGAGCCAGTGGAACAGCTTTACGGATACGTTGTTTCTCGTAACGGACCAGAAGCTGTTCACGCTTCAGTTCATCCTGTACCGGTACATGAACGAGGCCACCTCGATCGCTCAGCTGATGAAGCAAACCACCGGGGCCGTAAATATCGACCTGGCCAACATGGCAACGCCGACCTCAATCCGTACCACAGTATCCATGGTCGTCGTCCTGCCAATTCTGCTAGTCTATCCATTCTTCCAGCGGTTCTTCGTGAAGGGGATTATGATCGGCGCTGTTAAAGGCTAAGATCGGCTGAGTTGTTCTTAAAGGGGGTGAGGCGGAATTACCCGGAAATCTGAGGAAGCTTAAGACCAACAGTATACACAAGGGGAGGAAGTCAGCAATATGAAAAAGAAATGGCTTGGAACGGCACTTCTCAGCGTTATGTGCGCAACGCTTGTATTTACTTCTGCGTGCGGCAATGGGAACAACAATAGTTCATCTAACAATGGTAAAAATACATCTTCATCCGCAGCACCGGGGGAGGGCAGCGGGTCCGGGACGGCAGGCAGGGAAGAGATCACGATCGATGTCTTCTCGATGCTGGCCAACTATGCCGGTGAGCAGCCGGGCTGGTTCGCCAAGCTGGTCAAGGATAAGTTCAATATCAAGCTGAACATTATTGCCTCCAATCTGGCAGGCGGACAGCAGAAAATTGCCACAATGATGGCCTCAGGCGATCTTGGGGACCTTGTTGTATTCGGCACCAACGGCAAGGATTATCAGGATGCGATCAAAGCCGGCCTGCTGCTGGACTGGACCAAGGATGATATGCTGAAGCAATACGGGCAAGGCTTACTGGACAATGCGCCAGAAGCGATCGAAGCCAATAAAAAGCAGTTCGGTGGCGGCACCTCTGTCTATGGCGTGGGCTTCGATGTAGGGACCGGTGAAGGACCATCCGAAGGAGCGACGATGAACTACGGGCCGAACCTGCGCTGGGATTTGTACCAGAAGCTTGGCAGTCCTGAAATCAAGACGCTGAACGATTATTTGCCGCTGCTGAAGCAGATGCAGGAGCTCGAGCCGAAGAGCGAGAACGGCCGTCCGACTTACGGCATCTCACTCTGGTCCGACTGGGACGGCAGTTATATGACACTGGCTAAAGTCATTGCCCAGTTCCACGGGTACAATGAAGGCGACGGCCTGAACCCGGCGGGAATGATCCTGACCCATCAGAATAAAGATGAATGGCAGGGCGTGCTTGATGAAGACGGCTATTATCTGCAGGGCCTGAAATTCTATTTCGACGCCAACCAGATGGGACTGCTTGACCCGGACTCCCTGACGCAGAAGTTCTCCGATGTATCCAACAAGATCAAGGACGGCCAAGTATTCTTCTCGCATTTCCCTTGGGTGGATAACGTGTATAACACGCCTGAGCGTACGGCAGAGGGCAAAGGCTTTGCGCTGGTGCCGTTTGCAGAAGAAAAGGTCACCTCTTACGGTCAGAGTCCTTATGGCGGCAACCGCGTGTGGGCCATCGGCTCGAAAGCCAAAGAACCTGAGCGGATCATGGAATTCCTGAGCTGGCTGTACTCTCCGGAAGGCGTAATGGAATCCAACTACGGCCCGAAAGGCTTGGCCTGGGATATTGACGAAAGCGGTAAGCCGTTCGTAACAGACTTCGGCTGGAAGGCGCTGCCGGCCAATGCCGAGCCGGTACCGGCAGAACTCGGCGGCGGTACGTTCAAGGACGGCACGAACCAGATCAACAATACGACACTGAAGCTGACGAACATCAATCCCGATACCGGAGAGACCTATGACTATAATCTCTGGCCTTCCACGCTGAATCACGATCCTGATCCAGTCACGAAGAGCTGGCGCGAAGCGACGGGCGTCATGACAGCGAAGGACTATTTTGTTAAAAACAATATGATCGAAGTTTCAAAGCCGTTCTTTACTACCGAAACTCCGGTAACCGTACCAGCGCAGCTGCAGCAGAAGATTGACGGCATCGGCAAGATTATCAAGGAATACTCCTGGAAGATGATTTTCTCCAAGAACGAGGAGCATTACAATCAGCTCAAGGCAGAAATGATCGAGAAGGCCAAGGGCCTCGGCTACGACGAAGCCGTACAATTTGAAGTAGGCAACGCCGAGAAGATGGTGTTTCCTCACAGGTAAGAGCTGGTTATAAACTGACAAAGCAAACAAGCACTTGGCATCGCCAGGTGCTTGTTTTGTTTTGAAATTCGTGAAATTATTAAGCCCAATTACAATTATGCAATGGCTGCCCTATTTATTATATTTTATAATTCACCTAATTTTCATTGCAGATTAATTATTTGATGCAAAGAAATAGACAGATGAGAGCACAGCAACTAAGGCTATAACAACACCTATAAAGTGATAGCCTTTAAATAAAGTTCTCTGTGGACGCGAGTATACCAATAAACCCGATATCAGAATGGTTTATTTTTTTGTGTCTTTACGCAGGGGTCATAACGCGGTCGCTTTATCACGATTGTTCTGAAGTGAAACGAGCCTGCCTCCAGTCGAGTACCTGAGCTATGTACATATACCCCCGGGCAAGGAATCCTTAATACGAAAAATAGGGCTCATTTTGGAATAAAAGTTGCATAATTTTCGGATATTTTTTGTATGTTTGTATATTATCCTATTCATTTTGTATATTATCATTTACATTTCGCAACGAATTATGTACAATTCAAACCAGGAGGTGAACGAATTGGGTAAATTAGGAAACCGAGTCCGTGAATTGAGGGCGAGGGACCGGTTATCACAAGAAGAGCTTGCTAAACGAGTAGGTGCTTCACGGCAGACTATTGCGCTAATTGAACGAGGGGACTATTCTCCTTCGGTGCTGCTGGGTCTGAAGATAGCTGCAGTGTTTGGAGTACTGGTTGAAGATGTTTTTTCAATTCAGGATGAGTAATAAGAGGAGCGTGTCAGTAATGGATAAAACTAATAAACAATTGAATGTACAGAGAGTGACGAGAATTATGCTTTGGGCGATGCTTGGGGCTGTTATTGGCTCTTTGTTGGCACTAGATCTAATTAAAGTTCCTCAGGATGTCGACTTCACTATTTCCTTTTTGTATGAATATGATCTCTTGTTTGGTTTACTGGCGTTCATTGTCCTTGTGCTATTGGTTTGGAATGTGAAAGGTCTCTCTCGCTTACATACCATGAATGGTGAACATGAGGATATAGACTTGCCAATGACTCCGAAAGAGAAGCTGCTGAGTACCCTTCTCAAAATAAGCACTTATAACACTATTGTTAGTATTATCTGGCTGTTTCTTGCTATAGCCCTTGCTTTAGATGGAGGCCAGTTGAACGACAATAATACTACTTACATGTTGGTTAACCTGGTCTGCAGTTGGGTCATGCTGTTTATTGCTGTGTACCTGCAGAAGCGTACTGTTAAAGTTTTTAACAAGGTTTATCCAAACCGAATGTTAAATTTTAACACCGGCAGTCAGAAAGAAGCTGAACGTGAGCTGTTTGCCAATATGGATGAAGGCGAGCGCTGGATCGTCTACCGTTCTGCTTACTCCGCATATAAAGCTACCAGTAAAATGCTATTAGCTGGAATCTTAATTTTTGTACTCTATTCTGTGATATTCGGCTTTGCTCCGTTACCTATTATCGTTTTGGGTATCATTTGGCTGGTACAGCATATGGCGTATTACCGGGAAGTAAGCAGACAGTGTAAATAATTCCTTATATAAAAAGGAGTGATTCTATTGAATTTATTATCTTTTCGCAGGCTCACCAGGATATGCATATTAACCTGTCTTGCCGCTGTTTTAACCCTGACTATTATCAATCCTGCTGTGCAGGCATCTGCGCTTTCTTCTGTTTCTGCTTCCGGGCAGGCTAAACAACTAACGGCAGAGAATGCAGAGGCATTTCTGCAACAATTTTTCAACAGCGAAGAGGTACAGGCGCAGCTCTCGGGTGCCGTTGTCTCTATCGTCAAGGATGGAAAGATAGTCGCGAAAGAAGGCTTCGGCTATGCAGACAAATCACTCGAAACAGAGGCAGATCCTGTCCAAACGGTCTTCCGGATGGCTTCAGTAACCAAAACTTTTACTGCAGTAGCTGTAATGCAGTTAGTCGAGCAGGGGAAAGTCGATCTGAATGCAGATTTTCAAATCTATACAGGTCCAATGAACTTCGAGAATCCATTTAATACGCCGGTAACGGTAGAGCATCTGCTCACTCATACCTCGGGGTTCCTGACCAGTGATTCCCGTCTGGAAATGATTAGCTACGATTTTGAGAACAAAATGACCATAGAGGATTATGTGCATCAGCATATGCCTTCTGTAGTCCGTGAACCCGGCACATCATACATGTATGACAATTTCGCATCTTTACTATTGGGTCTGGTAGTAGAGAAGGTCAGCGGGGAGCGCTTTGAGGATTATATGAATAAACATATTTTTAATCCGCTGAACATGAATAAAAGCGGGTTTATGTTGGAAGGACCATTGAAGAAAGACCTTGCAACAGCCTATAATGCTGCAGGAGACCCTTTAGACTTGTATACAGTACAACCAACCGTAATGCCGCATGGTGGAATGTTATCTACTGCCAATGATATCGGTATGTTTATGAATGCTTTTCTTAACGGCGGGACCGGAAATGCTCGTATCTTGGCCGAAAGCTCCGTCGAGGCTATGCAGGAATACCGTTCAGCTATCCATCCGAATATTCCTGATACTACATATGGATTCGAAGCGCCGTTTCAATTTCCTGGTGCAGGCAGCAGTCCTGAAATACTAACCAAGGCAGGGGACTTAATGGGTTTCAGCTCATATATGTTCTTAATGCCTGAACAGAAAACAGGTGTGTTTATTGCTTACAATCAGACCAGCGGGTTGCGGAACATGTTCTATCCTGCATTTATCCAGACCTTCTTTCCGCAATATGCCACACCTGCAGCGTTTAATCCCTTTGAACCTCAGAATGGCGCAGATCTCGAGCCATTCACTGGTTATTATACTGATCTGCGTTTGAAAAATTTTGTTTCTACCGTTACTGTAAAAGAAAATACGCTTACTATCAATGATGCATATCTGGGTATGCGTGAATTAAAGCAGATAGACGACAATCTTTTTGTAGATGAATTGACCGGATATTTTACTGGATTTGAGCGGGATGATACCGGAAAAGTCACTTATCTAAAAGAGGCTAACCTAAATCCTTTGGCATATGAGCAAAAGGGACTGGACACAGCAGGCTATTTGGATGTGACCAAAGCTCATCCGTATGCAGAACCAATTATGATGCTGCAATCCTTAGGCTATTATCCGAATGATCCATCTCTTAGCTTCAAGCCTGATGCAGGGATAACCCGTTCAGAATATGTAAGGCTTACGCTGGAGTGTAGCGGATTAAGCGGAAGTAAGACTGTTAAGATGGCATTTGCTGATATAGAAGGACATCCTAATGCCGCATATATTCAGGCAGCCATTGAGCTGGGTATGATCACAGGAACCGCTGACGGCAAGTTTCAACCGGATCGGGTCATATCACGTCAGGAGGCAGCGGTAATCCAGTGGAGATTGATAAGACAATTATATCCGGATGAGCTCTTCCAGGATGTGCAGTTGGCTGGACAAACGGACGAATGGGCATTACCAGCCGTAAGAATGGCTGTGGCGCTGGGATGGCATGGACCAGACATAAAGAAAGAGGCCGACGGCTCTGTCGATTTCAAATCCAAAGAAATACTGAGCAATAAGGAGAATGCGGCTATCCTGTATTCTTTACTGACAAAACCGATTGGGCAGATCGTTAGCGAATTAGCAGGGGGAGATAGAATAAGGCGATAACATAAAAAGAAATCCTACGTACTGGCACTGATATACATTGAATGTCCAAAATATGAATTGATAATTTACATAAGTTCTTATTTAAAGAAGCATGATTATTAAAACAACTCCTAATGAGTTGTTTTTTTGTAGACAATGTAGGCACTTGGCCATAATATGGGTCAAATTAAAGACCATTAAGAGTGTTGTTCCCAGTCGTAAAATAGGTAGATAACTTGGGAGGAGTTTTTGCGTTTGCAACCAGGGGACTTTGTGTCAATCATCAGTCGTAATGACAAAGATATAAGCTGGTTGAAGAGCCCCAAATCTAACCCAACTACATATGTACAAAATACGGGTTTTGTGAAGAAGTAGTAAGTAAACAATCCGGACCAGGCTGATTTAGGCTATTTTATGGCTGAATCCGAATGTTTCAGTAATGTGAATATTATGTAATTTAAGTGCTCTATGTCTTTCTTCTTTGTATTATTTTTTTTCTGAGTATTGTTTTTTATTTCTGATTTAGTTTTGATTTTATTTTCTTTAGTTGTTTGATTGTTGTTGTTTATTTTTTGGTGTTTTATGTTGCTACTAATGCTTTTACTTATATTGAAATTCAATTCTAATCCAGTTCCGGCTTACCGGTTTAACTAACCGCTGATTCGCACAATTTCAACTAACCCTTCAATATCAATTTGCACATTTTTACCATATATTATCCTTATATTATATTATTCTTGATTGTTTTATCATTTCTCCTTAAGCTTCTTCATTAGAGCCAGAATCCGGTTGTTTTTCGTCTCATCCTTTTTGGCCAATTCGATGTGATTAAGCTGCTCCCGCTTGATATAATCAGGCTGACCCAGGAACTGGTCCAGAAGCTGGTGATCCTCCAGGGTCTGTAATATGTTATCCGGTACGGTTACTTCACGCTTTTCCTCACATTTGGTTAAAACAACATGAAGCTGGTCGCCCAACTCTTTACGCACTTCTCTGCGGATAAATTCATTGTAAACTAAATAATGCCCGTTTTTTGACGGCAGCAAGGTATGCTCGAACTTGTGACCATCCACTGAGATTTGTACGGGTATCTTACCGCTGGTGTTGAATAATTCCTGAACGGAGTATGGGAAATAAATCACTTTCCATTTCATTTTACCTTCCAGCATCTTAATTTCACTGTCAAATTCAAAATTCATGATCAGCAGCACTCCTTTTATAAAAAAGCTAATTACGGTTCTACCATGATCAGTATATCCAACTTATGGGATTACGACTATATTCTAGACTTCGGAATCCAATCCCTGCCTGCACTTTACACGGCTGTTGGCAGATTTGTGAATCTCCAAGACTGCAGCCTAAGCTTTGTACTAAGCCCTCATCAACATGGATAAATATGACTATATTAAATTATAGCACCCGGAAAATCTTCCATTTCGTATGGATAAATATGTTTTTCCTAATATACCCTATCCCGTTCTGATCTATATAAAATGTAAAGGCAGCCAGTGCTTAAATGCATCAGCTGCCCTTCATCATATGAGCACCGTTAATTCACTAGCCTCACCCTGCTCATCCGTACAGTTATATTGCATCATCCATTTCCATCCGTTGCACGGCCTTAGTTATTCCGCCCATAATAAAGCTTCAGATTCGTCACATCCACCAGATACAGGATATCAATGCCCTTGGGGCTGCGGTCCACTGCAAGCCGCTCAATCGGGATGCCCGGAGCAAGCGAGGTTTCAGCCCAGCTGCCGCCTGTATGAACTGCCATGAAGGCGCGGTCCGTTCCGCTGCTTTTTACATAATAGATTCTTGCCGCATTACTTGCCCAAGTTACATCTATAGCTGCATTAGTCGGTGCTGCGTCAAAAACGGTCTGCAGGTTCCAGCCTGAAGCATCGTAAGTAGCCATTTTGACCGCAAAGCTTGTACTGCCTGCTTCACGGTAACGGTAAGCGATCACTGGCCGATTGGCAGAATCGATAGTCATTTTTGCGCTTTGAACGCCTGGTCCGCCCGGATCGCTCCCGCTCTGTACATAGGCTTCACCAGGAGCCAAAGGCTGCACAATGTCTGCTGTAGTCAGAGTCACCGGCGTTGTTACCACTGTTCCATCCGCTTTGGTAAATTCGTTCGCAGCCGGGCTGTATTTTAAATAGGACAGCTGATGACGCAGCGGACTGGCGGCAAAATGCGCCCATTCAAACAGAATGTGCAGATCCCCATTGGAATCAAACACCAGATCATCCGGATAGACAGACCGGTTCAGGTGGGTAGCAATCACTTTGACCTGAGTCCACACCGAATCGGCATTGTTCCAGCGGAAAAGCACTGCATCTCTTTTGCCGGCCGGATCTTTATCTGCACGCACCATTAAATACAAATCCCCGTTTGGAGCCGTAGTCACCACCGGATAGGTTACTGTCATGCCCTGAGGCAGTTCATCCGAGTGATTCTGGGGAATGCCGCCCACCGTATCTGAGCGGTAATACCGCCAGGGATTACTGTGCATGGAAGCAAACACATGAAACCTGCCGCTTCCGTCTCTGGCCACCGATGGCTGATTATGACCAAGATCGTCAAGATATTCTGCAGGTACATTCCCGTCCATAAGCGGAAGCTTGCTCCAATTCCCGTCATTGTCCCGTCGTGCAATAGCAACCGTATGTTTTCCCGGAATAGATCCCGGAGCATTATAAGCTATGTAAGCATACTCAAACCCCAGCCCGTACGTAGCAAGCGGTGACCACCATCCGGCCACATTGCTCGAATCCATCGGAAAAGGAACTGCCTCCAGCACCGGTGCCGCACTACCCGCTCCCGCCGGTACCAGAGTCAGCATGGCCATTATAACGGCCGCCAGCTTCCATTTTTTCAGTCTGTTCAAAACTTCCGCCTCCCTCATTTAAATGTTAGCAAACCATGCTGGCAGATCCTGCACAACCCCGCCCAATGTAAACGTATTCACAACAATCCGGCAACCTCCTCCTCTTAACTGAATATTGAGATCCAACAGCCCAAAGATAGCACGCCGCACACTGAAATGTTACTGTACTTTTGCAAGATTGCTGTATTAGCAGCCGGCGGATGTATGCTTCCTCACCAAAAAAAGAGAAGCCCGGATTCCGGACTCCTCTCAACGCATTACCACACGTGTTATTTGTTATTTCATTTCCCTGTACAATCGTTCCGTATCTTCCCGTCTGCAGAGCTCGCGCTCCGGATTCATCACTGCCGCAGCACCTGCAGCCACGCCATATCTGACCGCTTCCCTGAGCGGATGCCCCTGGGATAAGCTGTACACCAGCCCGCCCACGAGGCTGTCCCCGGCACCGACAACGCTGGCTACCTTTACCTTTGGTGACTGGATATGCTCTGAGCCCTCTTTTGTCACCAGCAGAGCCCCTTCACTTCCCAGGGAAATCACCACGACCTCCGTACGCCCTTCATCGATCAGGCTTAGCGCGGCGGCTTCGGCCTCCTGGTGGTTACTGATGGATCTTCCGCTAAGGTCCTCGAGCTCCCGCAGATTGGGCTTCAGCAGATAGACACCGGCGTCAGCGGCCTTCTGGAGCGCTTCACCCGACGTGTCAACGACGATCCGGACCTTCCGGGCTTTAGCAATCTCCGCGACCTTCCCGTAAAAATCCTTCGGGCATCCCGGCGGAAGACTCCCGCTGGCCACAATCATGTCCGGTACGGCTTCGAGCTCCTTAAGTGCCTGCAGGCAGGCTTCCCAGTCCTTTTCAATAAAGGACGGACCGGGCATATCAAAACGGAACTGCTTCCCTGTCGATTCCTCCAGCACAATCAGATTCTCGCGGGTCTGTCCTGTGATCGGTACGGTCTGCCAAGACACGCCTTCTTCATCCAGCATGCTGCCGATCAGC
Proteins encoded:
- a CDS encoding 1-phosphofructokinase family hexose kinase — translated: MIVTLTVNPSVDASTGIDNVVAEHKMKCRQATYKPGGGGVNVARAVRRLGGESLAVYASGGLHGQLIGSMLDEEGVSWQTVPITGQTRENLIVLEESTGKQFRFDMPGPSFIEKDWEACLQALKELEAVPDMIVASGSLPPGCPKDFYGKVAEIAKARKVRIVVDTSGEALQKAADAGVYLLKPNLRELEDLSGRSISNHQEAEAAALSLIDEGRTEVVVISLGSEGALLVTKEGSEHIQSPKVKVASVVGAGDSLVGGLVYSLSQGHPLREAVRYGVAAGAAAVMNPERELCRREDTERLYREMK
- a CDS encoding BNR-4 repeat-containing protein, translating into MNRLKKWKLAAVIMAMLTLVPAGAGSAAPVLEAVPFPMDSSNVAGWWSPLATYGLGFEYAYIAYNAPGSIPGKHTVAIARRDNDGNWSKLPLMDGNVPAEYLDDLGHNQPSVARDGSGRFHVFASMHSNPWRYYRSDTVGGIPQNHSDELPQGMTVTYPVVTTAPNGDLYLMVRADKDPAGKRDAVLFRWNNADSVWTQVKVIATHLNRSVYPDDLVFDSNGDLHILFEWAHFAASPLRHQLSYLKYSPAANEFTKADGTVVTTPVTLTTADIVQPLAPGEAYVQSGSDPGGPGVQSAKMTIDSANRPVIAYRYREAGSTSFAVKMATYDASGWNLQTVFDAAPTNAAIDVTWASNAARIYYVKSSGTDRAFMAVHTGGSWAETSLAPGIPIERLAVDRSPKGIDILYLVDVTNLKLYYGRNN